The window GGGCTATTCCGATCATCAGCAACACAATTGGATTTTGGAAGCAATATGATGCCTATGCAAACCCAAGGAGCTATGGAAACCTACGATAGGAATGTTGGAGAAGGCATGGAGCATAGCCATGGACATTCGAAAGACTTACGAATATTGAACTTGCTGCTAAAAGGGAAAAAAGGTTATGCTTAAACTGCGATGCCAAGTTTGTAGGGGGCAATTGTTACCCTAACGGGTCCTATAAATAGCCTAATGGGAAAATAAGATGAAGAAGAGGAccaagaaggaaggaaggaaggaaggaagaacagTCTGATACATAGAGATGTAAAAGAGTTGAGCCGAATCGAGATTCACAACGATCCATGCTCGTTTAAAGCTACTAAAGCTCGAGCTCATGCTTGTAGAACATATATGAACCTTGGGATCGGCTCGTTAAGGCTCCTTAAGGCTCGTTTCTCCGTAAAGCTCGCTAAAGGTCAGGATCGACTCGTTATTTTTTcacattttattaatatataagtaataaataaaatatataaaaataaaaacaaattataaaaaaaCTCGTTTAAGCTCACAAAATAAAACGAGCTCTTAAGTGTAGGCTCAAGACGCGGCTTGTTTGTTAAATGAGATTTATTCTAGGCTCGAGCTCAGGTTCGGGCTTGTTATGGCTCGACTCATTTCGAGTTTCTAATAATCCAATCCCAAGTAGCTCGCCAGGAGGTCGACTCATTTATAACATCCTTAGATACAAGCTAGGATCATGCTCACTTGGATGCAGAGGAAGTCAAATTAAACTCGGATATATTGTAAATGCCCCTATACACTATGAAAATACGTGAAAACATGGGCGGTCTTGAAGTGGTGATACTAATTGACAACGGGGCGACTCATAACTTCGTGTCACAACGCTTGGTGATATGTTAAAGGCTATTAGTGTCGGGTAACATTGTAAGGATATGGTTGGTAATGGAATGGTGTAAGGAAGCAAAGGCATTTATAAGAAGATGATTCTCGCATTACACGAACTACGGGTCGTAGATGATTTCCTGCCACTAGAGCTAAGCATCACCAATGTCATACTGGGTATTAAATTGCTGCGAAAACGAGGGATATGATTGTCAATCGGAAAGATCTTACCATGATACTGTGGAAAGGGAATAGAGTGTAAAGAGTGCTACACCGTATtagacgatatatatatatatatatatatatatatatatatatatatatatatatatatatatatagtttatattCTACAGGGGGTGTTAATGTAAATGTATTTACTATATATATTCTTGTAATCTTTGCTTACGTATGATTTTTAAGAATACAATTCCTTATTcaccatgtttattttggtatcaGAGCGCTTTTATCACTAACCCTTAAGTGGCCATAACAACTCCTCTACACCCGTCGTCGACCAAATAGTACAATGGCAGACATCACGATTTTTTCTACAACCGAGAAAAAAAAGCCACAGTTCTCATAAATTTGCTTTTACTTTGACTCCAAGCAATTATGGGTACTGGAAAACCATGTTACAACCATTCTTGATCACCAACGATTTGTTTGGTTATGTCGATGGCACCATATTGTGCCCTCCAGCCACCATCGTATCCACCACATCTTCTGGCAACGAAGGAGACGCAGTGACCTCCACATCGACATCCAACCATTGTTACAAAGCTTGGGTATCCAATGATGCGCATTTTCGGATGCTCATTCTGTCCACCACCTTAGAAACCTCTTTTCAACATGTTCAAGGTAATACGTCTCGTGACCGTTGGCTGACTTTAGAATGTGGTTCTGCTCCTCATACCTACTCTCATGAATATACTCTTAAAACCCAActcttgaaaatttcaatgaaggAAGATGAATCTTCATCTGCCTATTTAACTCGAGCACAAGAGTACTCTAATGCTCTAGCCAACATTGGTGAACCAATAAAAGAAAAGGACCTCATGATGCTTGTAATATCAGGTTTAAGAGACGAATATAATAGGTTGAAATCCACCTTGTTAGCCCAACACTCTCCCACTGCCTTTGCTGAACTGAATGGTCTTCTCTCCGACCACGACTACATGATCAGAAAGACCTCTACAGAGGTGCCACCAGCTCAAGTATTCACTGCTGCCACCTGACAACCTAATCCCTCTCTTGTCGGACACTCCCTGTCACAAGATGATGCTGTCCAGGCTATTCAACAACTCGCACAACAGCTTGGGTTACAACTTCAACCAACAAGTTCACCACCAGCCCAAGCCTTCTACACAAACTGATCAGGCAACAATCGCAACAATCGCTCAACAAACAACCGAGGTCGTGGAAACTATAATAACTGACAACAAGGAGGAGGTAGTCGAACTCGGTTTACTTGGGCATCTAATCAAAATATTGTTTATGGCACATGTAACAGGTGCGGTATTGGCCATGTTCCATCCCAGTGCCCTAAACGTGATCCCGCAACGATTTGTACGAGACAACAACCCTCTGCTAATTTTGCTGATTACCGTTCCcaggtttcctcttcttgggtcACCGATACTAGTTCAACTAATCATGTTGCAGCCAACCTCTCCAGCTTTGATCATTTTGAGACATACAACGGTCATGACACTCTACATGTTGGGAACGGTAAAGGTTTACCCATTCTTCATATCGGTTCCTCACAGCTTTACTCTCCATATAAAACTTTTCATCTCTCACAAATGCTTCATGTCCCATAAATCAAACAAAATCTTCTCTCTGTTCAAAAAATTTTCCATGATAATAATGTTTACTTAGAATTTCACACTTCTTTTTTTGTTGTGAAGGACGAGATTACTCACACTTCCCTCCTCACGGGTCCAAGTAGTTGCGGCCTTTACTCCTTCCATCTTCCGTGATTCGAGCCTACTTTTGTTGGGTTAATTGGTTTGTGCATGGCTGAAACTTTGAATTTAATAAGTTTTCTATTGTTTTATGTTTTATGGTTTAGAAAATAGTAGATTATTTAGAATGTGTATTTAGTTTTGACCGGATCATGTGCAAGTGTATGGGTCCTTAGCTTAGACCGGATCTTTAGGTTGAGTAGTTCACATGTGTATCTAAGAAGGCTATATATAGCCTCTACtgatattaataatatatagCCCTTTTTCCCTTACTTCCCTCTATCAATTCCGTGTTATAATTATTTGGGTAGAGAAGTTTATTTGTTTACTTTCTGTCCACAGTTATGTGACTAACAAAAGGAAGCTGCCACTTTTCTCCTTAAGCTAACATTATGATACCAATTGTTGCCACAGGTCCTTgaaaaaaacacacaaaacacacacaatgCACGTATGTATGTGAATATAAACTTGCAACAGAAAATGGAGAAGCTtcctattatattaaaaaaaacaaagttaCTACATCTACTACTACTCTAGCTGTGTCATCTCTTTAAGTAATATATCATACCCACGTTTTAAACTTACTCCTAAAGAAAAGTAAAATATGGGAAGACCCCACAAGAATCGGTCCACGTTTGAACAagtaaacaccttttattttccatctttattATTTATAGATATGCTTGTAAACTCCATCAGCTACCCATGACAATTAAGCTACCAAATCATTGACCTATTGACCCGTATCCAGACCCGGTAAATAAACGATTAACCCAACAACTTCTTCCAAAGTTGCTTTTTCTGCCACTCGTGCTTCTTCGATCACTTGGCATCAACGCCTTGGACATCCTCATCAGCAGTTGTTGCAGTCAATGATTtctaaatatagtttacatttacTAGATAAACATGTTACTTCAACTTGTACTTCATGTTCTATTGGCGAATCCTCTAAACTTCATTTGTCATCCTCTACTTATAAAAGCTCTCATATTTTAGACTTACTTTTTTGTGATGTTTGGCGACCTGCTCCCGTTACCTCATTTCATGGGCATCGATATTTTTTATTGTGTGTTGATCATTTTTCCCACTTTATGTGGTTTTTTCCTTTAAAAGCCAAATCTGATGTCTATAATACTTTCAAACAATTTATTCTTACTGTTGAATGGCAGTTCCAAACTAAGTTAAAATCAGTTCAAACTGATTGGGGCAGTGAATTTCGGAATCTTTCACAATTTTTATCATCTCTCGGTATCACCCATCACCTATCTTGTCCTCATACAAGTGAACAAAACGCTCTTGTATGTTGTGGAAACCGGTCTTACTCTTTTTGCCTAATCCTCTGTTCCACAACGTTTTTGGCATTTTGATTTTGACACAATTGTTTATCTTATAAATCGCATGCCTTCCCGTACAAACAAAAACATCTCACCTTTTGAACATGTTTTCAAACACAAACCTGATTTTTTATTTCTTAGTGTGTTCGGTTGTCAATGCTTTCCGCACCTTCGTCCATACAACAACCATAAAATGGATTTTTGCTCTCTCCCATGTGTGTTTCTTGGATATAGCACATCCCATCATGGTTACCGATGCTTTGATCCTTTCTCTGAACGACTTTATATAGTTCGTCATTTTTGGTTTCATCAACGATCCTTTCCATACAACATCAACCCCCCAACTCCACCCGAACCTTCTTCTTCTAACCCATATACATCGTCCTAACCTACTCCTGATCCTTCAAATATACCCACTACACCACCACCCATATTACTTACTACTCCACCTACATCTCCTATATCTTCTACATCTCCTCCTTCCTGTAAATCTCCACAATGTCCCCCTCTCGTCCATACTTATCACCGACGCCCGCGAACCACCACATCTCAACTTGACACCTCTCTCCCTCAAACTGCCATTCCCCAACCAGAAGCTACCCAATCTCAACCATGCGTTCGACCCTCCAACCTACGTCCTAATCCTAAGCCTACCAAACCATATGATCCCACCTCGTATCACACTCATACTTCCTCTCCTGACACTGAACCCACAACCTTTACTATTGCTAACAAATTGCCTCAATGGCGTCAGGCCATGGCAGAAGAGTATTCTGCTCTTCTACGGAACAATACTTGGTCCTTAGTTCCTCGTGTCTCAAATATGAATGTCGTTGAATGTAAATGGGTTTACAAACTCAAGCGCGATCATACCGGGGATATTGTGCGCTACAAAGCACATTTGGTTGCTAAAGGTTTTTATCAACAACAGGGTCTTGACTATCATGAGACTTTCAGTCAAGTTGTAAAATCGACTACTATTCGGGTTGTTCTATATTTGGCGGTGACACATAATTGGCCTTTACGACAACTTGATGTTCAAAATGCATTTTTACATGGAAATCTCACTGAGACGGTCTATTTACAACAACCACGGGGTTTCGTTGATCCAACGAGACCCAATCATGTTTGTGTTCTTCTTAAGTCTTtgtatggacttaagcaagctccACGAGCTTGGTTCCAACGGTTGTCTACTGCTCTTCATGCTCTCGGCTTTCATGGCTCTAAAACAGATCCGTCGCTTTTTATCAACTCTTTTAAAGGTGTTCTTttatatatgctttttatctactcGTCTGTCAAGAAAAGCCTTTTTCCTAGTAGTGACCAAACAACAATGATATAAATACCGGTCTTGGTAATACTGTATTTTACCCAAGGAATTCATTATGGAAACCGATGCATCATGCCTTGggttgggggcagtcctcatgcaagGAGGAATACCAGTGGCCTAAGGCCTAATACAGTTAGGTCCTTGGTACCGGTTCTCGGTACAAGCCAGTTGATGAAAGAGAACTAATAGCGATAGTATTCGCCATTCAAAAGTCGCATCCATACTTCGTGTGAAAGTGTTTCATAGTTCAGCCAAACCAACGaagatttaaatgtttacttacaaCAACAAATCATTATTGAGGAACATCAAAATTGGATGTCCAAACTAGTAGgatataattttgaaatttaatataGGACCAAAAAAAAACACGACTGATGTACATTCATGAAAGGGGACATCATCATCCTTCGGTACCCTTTCAGTACCATGGGTAATCTAATGGAATGAGGTTTTGTGAGAGCTGTCCTGGGCTCGAGAATTGTGGATAATAAGGCAGCAAGTTTGAGAAGGGACTTCCGCACCACTGAGGCTTAGTGATGAAGGTGACTGAATCCTTTATCAAAGTTGTTTAGTGCTGCCTCGATCATCATCTTGAGTTCCTTGTGTATCTCATGAGTGACGTGCGAGTGCAATTGCGGGACATTCAGGAGTAcaaaaaaacttaccaaaagaTGGTAAAGGATGTATACTAGGAGGGTATGTGTAAAGGCATAGCAAGAATGATGGCGGAGTGTGACGTGTGTCAACACCATAAATATTTCACAATGGCATCGAGAGGATTGTTGCAACCCTTagaattaccaaaaaaaaaaatgtgtGGGTGGACATGACAATAAATTTTAAGATTGGGTTGCCAAGGTCAGAGGGTTACAATATCATTTTAAAAGAAATACTTGAGAAAGAAGGTATGTTATTAACACTGATTTCAGTTGGTGTAGCAAAGCAATTATCGAAGATCATGATGTCTTGATGTCATTAGTGATCTTATCGATATTGATATACTAATCATATATGGTAGGTTTGTAAAAGTCATTTCAGTAAATGAATTTCACTCTATGGTAAAATATCATGGTAATAATATCTTCATATCATGTTTCTCATTTATGAGTGTTGATAACTAAAATCCCTAATAAATACCCCATAGAAATAAATTTCTCACTATCGTGTGGGTACCCCCCCCCCACCCCTTTTCTTTCCTATCGGATTGCCGACTCTAGGGTTTCGATGGCAGAGCTTCACGATGATGTCCTTCCGAATATACTGAAAAGATTGAATGTGAGCGATCTAATCCGATGCAAAAGTGTATGTAAGTCTTGGGAAAATTTGATCTCTGACTCTGGTTTCATTAAATTCCATATGAACTATAGTTACCAAATTGATTACAAAAACAATGATATAGATAGGAGGATTGTTATGTCAAGGGTCTCTTATCGCAACGGGTCGCGTGATTGTGATGTTGATGATAGATTATTTGATGATCGTGATTGTCATCTTCTTGGTTCTTCCAATGGACTTGTATGCATCTCTTCTTTTGCTTCTCAACTTGTAGTAGCTAATCCCTCAACTAGAGAGGTTCAAACACTACAAGAGCCTCAAATTCTTGATACCAAGCATTTATGTTGGGGTTTTGGCTATGATTCATCTACGGATGATTACAAGGTTGTATTAGGGTTCCGTAAACGTGTTGGTTGGACGTGTTTTCAAGTGTTAAGTTTGAAATCAAATGTTTGGAAACTAATTGGAGATGTAAAGTATTCATTTCATAGTAGGATTGGTATCTTATGCAATGGGGCACTTCATTGGATTATGAAAGATTCTTCATCTCCAAATAAGAAGAGAGTCATTGCTTCGTTTCAGCTATCTGAAgaaaaatttatcaaaatttcCGAACCTGATGATGAGCGATATGAATCTGGTGTTGCTAGCTGCCCAAATATGAATTTAGGTATTATCGAAGATTGTTTATGCGTATTTCCTTGTGATGGGTTTAACGATAACTTATGGATGCTGAAGAACTACAATGGAAAGCTGTCTTGGGAAATGTTTGAAAAGGACTGTGATATGAACTTAGCTTTACAATGCTTGAAAGAGCAGGAACATTACGTTCCTAACAAGAGAACTTTGTGTCGTGATATGCTGTTCTACAAGACTAAGGAATATATTTGTGCCCCTATCTATATGGAGAGTCTTGTATCTCCTTATGTTAATGGGAGGCCAAAGAGAAAGATACAAGAGAGTAATAGCAAGAAGAGTTGTAAGGTGCGTtcattttgtttatcatataatacAAACTGTGGAATTATATCTGGATACTGAATTCTTATTAATGCTTATGATGATTCCTGTACATCCCTAAAAAACTGTGTTGATCTAGGCCTCATAGCTCAATCTTCATGTTTACTCATGGGATGCTCTCATTTTCTTTTGTAATATATGAGGTCTGCAAAAGGACATTGTCTATAGTTTAAAGTTTTGATCATGGAGCATACTTAAGTTTACTAGCATTCAAGAAGCTAGGAACTCTTCCTGAATTCACTTATATTCTGTTATGACCAAAGATACCAACTACTAACACTAACCACTCAACTAAGCCTGCCTAACTGATCTAACAGTAAAAAAAACCTTATTGCCCTCACGGCTCTACTTAAGCCACAACTGACAGGACGAAACGTATGCCTAATAAGAAGTGTAACAGACTCATTACCTTCACCCAGTATACATTTGGCCTTCATTTATTTGTATTCTTGCAATGCActtcaattttatttatttgtatccTTGCAATGCACTTCAATTGCAACTATTATTTACTCTTTGAGTCTGGTATATATAATGTTGACTGTTCACTGACTTCCCCTTTTGATTTCTCAGTTGATTAAGCGAGACCCTATGCTTCCAGGAGCAAGTGGCTAAGTTTGAGGCTGTTGAAGCAGTTTGGATGACATGGCATTGCTTGTTCTCTCTGCCATAAAGATAGCTTCTGATAGTTTTTAGTATCTTATGTTAATAAATTGTGTTTGATGGATTTCAAAAACTTGTGTTTGATGGATTTCAGAAACgtatgtttgatgtttttaaaGTGTGATGATTTCTTAGTTTCTAGTAATATTCTTACTTTACTCTGATCTTAGAATTCATACTCGAATTCATTTCAACTACAGTGTTTTTTTTGTTCATTTAATTCCACATGCCAAATCAAATGCTCTTAATTCACATCAAAGGGCAGTATAGTATTTTTAAGTATGTCAGGGGCAAAACGCGCAATAAAAACATGTTATAGGGATGgaccaagttaaaaaaaaaacattagggaccaagcgtgtagaTTAtcaaaaaccacagggaccattcgtgtaatttatgcaaaacaaaataataaaatatgtgGGTCACGAAGAAATTTAGAAAAAGGAGGGGTTGTATTGCAACAGTTTAATGTTAAGCTCAACAATGGAATTAGGGCTTATATAAGACTTTCACAGGGCAACCCTGATGAAATAGTTGAAGTTCATAAAATTATTCATAAGTCGTACAGCAGGataacacctatatataccagGTGAGAGAGACCAACCAAAGGACTCATAACAGAAAAGAAACTGAAGCCCAAGAGTTTAGCTTCTGATGCAAAAATAAAAACGGAAACAAAATAAAGTAAAGGACTCAAAAAAACCCTATTTATGGAATCCGGCGTTTATCATTAGAAGCTACACAAACTAAGCTTGATGTTATTTATGGGTGCCATTGAACTGCAGTACAAGTGTTTGATGAAAATCTGCACCGACTTACTTCGGATACGCATTAACTGAGCTCTAGCTTACAACTGTTGAGCTGTGTATAGCTTTATATAAGATGATacctttttaataataaaattccTAGTGTTTCTTCGTAATCCTGCCTAAAGTCCTTCCTAATCGTCTCTTCATATTCGGCTGTACTTTTTTCTTCTCTGTTTAATGTGTGAGCATAGCTCAGACGCCATTAGTGTTTGAGCTATCCTTATCTGATTCAAAGATGGTTATTAACGCCTAGGGAGCAGTTGGAGGCACTTATTTGTTTATTGAATTCATTGCCACATGAAAGGACTTCCCTCACTCAGTGTGTTTGTGTGGTCTGAGCATGCACATCCAAACACCCCTTTCATTCCATCAACGGGTGATCCAGGTTTGGTCGGTTTTATTCTACCTCTGCAAATCCGTCAATAACTCAGGTAAATCCATATATGTTTCAGATTGGATTATGTTGCATTTTAAGTTCTTTGAACTGCATTGTAAAAATTTGTAAAGAAATGTAATCGAAACAAGATCTTCCCAACATCATCATTTCATTCACTATGAAACAGATGGTTTACATCAACATGTTACAAATCAAACCTCACTACAAAATCACTCACACACTCATATTACAAATCTAGTGTGACAACGATTTATGAACAAACCCTAAACGAAAACCCTAACTCAAGATGAAAGAGAAACTGAGAAATACAGATGAGAAAATATATTGGTAGCTACAAATGAGATCATTTAACACATTATATACATCGACCCACTAGACTTCG of the Lactuca sativa cultivar Salinas chromosome 6, Lsat_Salinas_v11, whole genome shotgun sequence genome contains:
- the LOC128126827 gene encoding F-box protein CPR1-like, encoding MAELHDDVLPNILKRLNVSDLIRCKSVCKSWENLISDSGFIKFHMNYSYQIDYKNNDIDRRIVMSRVSYRNGSRDCDVDDRLFDDRDCHLLGSSNGLVCISSFASQLVVANPSTREVQTLQEPQILDTKHLCWGFGYDSSTDDYKVVLGFRKRVGWTCFQVLSLKSNVWKLIGDVKYSFHSRIGILCNGALHWIMKDSSSPNKKRVIASFQLSEEKFIKISEPDDERYESGVASCPNMNLGIIEDCLCVFPCDGFNDNLWMLKNYNGKLSWEMFEKDCDMNLALQCLKEQEHYVPNKRTLCRDMLFYKTKEYICAPIYMESLVSPYVNGRPKRKIQESNSKKSCKVRSFCLSYNTNCGIISGY